Proteins found in one Terribacillus sp. DMT04 genomic segment:
- the truA gene encoding tRNA pseudouridine(38-40) synthase TruA: protein MTQRMKAIVSYEGTKFSGFQVQDQYRTIQGEIEKALTKIHKGQQIRIQASGRTDAGVHAKGQVIHFDTELRLGDYNWRKALNTLLPDDIRIVDITGAEEGFHARYNAKRKQYKYFIHNAPEQDVFKRHYVHHVPYNLDFDRIQQAIQVIEGTHDFTAFCSARAEVKGEKIRTIYEAACEKQDDMIVLTFTGNGFLYNMVRILAGTLIAIGNGRKEPEDMASILASKDRQLASKTAAASGLFLWKVEY from the coding sequence ATGACACAACGCATGAAGGCGATTGTCAGCTATGAAGGTACGAAGTTTTCCGGTTTTCAAGTGCAGGATCAGTATCGCACTATCCAAGGGGAAATCGAGAAAGCACTTACCAAGATTCATAAAGGACAGCAGATCAGAATCCAGGCATCAGGCCGTACAGATGCAGGCGTGCATGCAAAAGGACAGGTTATCCACTTTGATACAGAGCTCCGTTTAGGAGACTATAATTGGCGTAAGGCGCTGAATACGCTGCTGCCTGATGATATTCGTATTGTGGATATAACAGGGGCAGAGGAAGGCTTCCATGCGCGCTACAACGCGAAGCGGAAGCAATACAAGTATTTCATTCATAATGCCCCAGAACAAGATGTGTTTAAGCGTCACTATGTGCATCATGTACCGTATAATCTCGATTTCGATAGGATACAGCAAGCAATTCAAGTAATAGAGGGAACACATGATTTTACTGCCTTTTGTTCTGCTCGTGCGGAGGTAAAAGGTGAAAAGATCCGAACCATCTATGAAGCAGCCTGTGAGAAGCAAGATGATATGATCGTTTTGACCTTTACCGGAAACGGTTTTCTTTACAATATGGTGCGGATTCTTGCGGGCACATTAATTGCTATTGGAAACGGCCGTAAGGAGCCTGAGGACATGGCTAGCATACTAGCTTCAAAAGACCGTCAGCTCGCAAGTAAAACAGCGGCTGCAAGCGGCCTTTTTCTCTGGAAGGTAGAATACTGA
- the rplM gene encoding 50S ribosomal protein L13, whose amino-acid sequence MRTTFMANESNIERKWLVVDAEGQTLGRLASEVAAILRGKHKPTYTPHADTGDNVIIINAEKIQLTGNKLADKIYYRHSNHPGGLKQRTADEMRTKYPEQMLELAVKGMLPKGPLARKMIKKLHVYRGAEHKHQAQQPEAYTLRG is encoded by the coding sequence ATGCGTACAACATTCATGGCGAACGAAAGCAATATCGAACGCAAATGGCTTGTTGTGGATGCAGAAGGCCAAACTCTTGGTCGTCTTGCAAGTGAAGTTGCTGCTATCCTTCGCGGTAAGCACAAACCAACTTACACTCCACATGCCGACACTGGTGACAATGTAATCATCATCAACGCTGAAAAAATTCAACTTACTGGTAACAAACTTGCTGACAAGATTTATTACCGTCACTCTAACCACCCAGGTGGTTTGAAACAGCGTACTGCTGATGAAATGCGTACAAAATACCCTGAGCAAATGCTTGAGCTTGCTGTTAAAGGCATGCTTCCTAAGGGTCCACTTGCACGTAAAATGATTAAAAAGCTTCACGTATACCGTGGCGCTGAGCACAAACACCAAGCACAACAACCAGAAGCTTACACGCTTCGCGGTTAA
- the rpsI gene encoding 30S ribosomal protein S9, with translation MAQVQYYGTGRRKSSTARVRLVPGTGQVTVNNRSAEDYFPYETLRTIINQPLVATETAGNYDVLINVSGGGFTGQAGAIRHGVSRALLQADPEYRGTLKAAGFLTRDARMKERKKYGLKGARRAPQFSKR, from the coding sequence GTGGCACAAGTACAATACTACGGCACCGGTCGCCGTAAAAGCTCTACTGCCCGCGTACGTCTAGTACCAGGCACAGGTCAAGTAACAGTAAACAACCGTAGTGCGGAAGATTACTTCCCATACGAAACGCTTCGTACAATCATCAACCAACCACTAGTTGCAACAGAAACTGCTGGTAACTACGACGTTCTAATCAACGTTAGTGGTGGTGGATTCACAGGACAAGCAGGTGCTATCCGTCACGGTGTATCTCGTGCGCTTCTACAAGCGGACCCAGAATACCGCGGAACACTTAAAGCAGCTGGCTTCCTTACTCGTGACGCACGTATGAAAGAACGTAAAAAATACGGTCTTAAAGGTGCACGTCGCGCTCCACAGTTCTCAAAACGTTAA
- a CDS encoding PRD domain-containing protein, which translates to MSSKDNREQDLLLFLSKKQDYVTSNELVDELDVSQKTVYRLIKKINDESMGSPLILSERGRGYRLDYENFINYQKSNKFHEKQFSPDERRKRIMEELLLSSPKPISIYHLFSDYYVGESVIFNDEQIMSKELKKYNLVLERKDRKLVILGEETEIRKAIKHVNEIFNTIDLDDLKRNQELNFNKYDVLFILGQLRDMEKVLDSTIPYPYNVNIFSHLYILLSRLRKVPALFFIDKVADEEIENMKRDTILYTVAKGVVHNTQTYLNSSLPDIEIYFLYQYLVSSRMQGSGGKTSTFSPEVIQVTDAYIEGMRGYLGIDIESGSIFTDLANHIKPMLNRLEYKIRTKNSLLNQIKANYGDVFSGVAKVSQFVSEKFDLPAINDDENGFITLYFAKVIVTGQYQRPIKTLIMCTTGIGTSELLKAKVSRKFPELEIVDVVASRNMQMVNEKYADAELILSTVHLKDNVPMHQLLVSAMFTMDDQKRLQRKIEEIYHAG; encoded by the coding sequence ATGAGTTCAAAAGATAATCGCGAACAAGATCTGTTATTGTTCCTATCAAAGAAGCAGGATTATGTTACTTCGAATGAGCTGGTAGATGAACTGGATGTATCACAGAAAACAGTCTACCGCTTGATAAAGAAAATCAACGATGAGTCCATGGGCAGTCCCTTAATTTTATCAGAAAGAGGGAGGGGTTATCGATTAGATTATGAAAACTTCATTAACTACCAAAAAAGTAACAAGTTTCACGAGAAACAATTTTCGCCAGATGAGAGACGCAAACGTATTATGGAAGAACTGCTGCTGTCATCCCCTAAGCCAATAAGTATTTACCACTTGTTTAGTGACTACTATGTAGGAGAATCTGTCATTTTTAATGATGAACAAATAATGAGCAAAGAACTGAAAAAGTACAACTTAGTATTAGAACGGAAAGATCGGAAGCTGGTCATACTTGGAGAAGAAACTGAAATCAGAAAGGCGATCAAGCATGTTAATGAGATATTTAACACGATTGATCTTGATGATTTGAAACGAAATCAAGAACTTAATTTCAATAAATACGATGTGTTGTTTATATTAGGGCAGTTAAGGGACATGGAGAAGGTTTTAGACAGTACGATTCCTTATCCGTATAACGTAAACATTTTCTCTCACTTATATATACTGCTGAGCCGCTTAAGAAAAGTGCCTGCTTTATTCTTTATTGATAAGGTTGCTGATGAAGAAATAGAAAATATGAAAAGAGACACAATTTTGTATACGGTTGCAAAAGGTGTTGTGCACAATACACAAACGTATCTAAACAGCTCTCTGCCGGATATTGAGATCTACTTTCTCTATCAGTATTTAGTTTCATCGAGAATGCAGGGCTCTGGTGGAAAGACCTCTACCTTTTCACCAGAGGTTATTCAAGTGACTGATGCGTATATTGAAGGTATGCGTGGCTACTTGGGGATCGATATAGAAAGCGGATCTATTTTCACTGATTTAGCCAACCATATTAAACCGATGCTGAATAGATTGGAATATAAGATTCGTACGAAGAACAGTTTGTTAAATCAAATTAAAGCCAACTATGGGGATGTATTTTCAGGAGTTGCCAAGGTCTCTCAATTTGTAAGTGAGAAATTCGATCTGCCGGCTATCAATGATGATGAAAATGGTTTTATTACACTTTATTTTGCAAAAGTCATTGTAACAGGTCAGTATCAGCGCCCGATAAAAACATTGATTATGTGCACGACAGGTATTGGTACGTCAGAGCTTCTAAAAGCTAAGGTATCAAGAAAATTTCCTGAGCTGGAAATCGTGGATGTAGTAGCTTCGCGAAATATGCAGATGGTAAATGAAAAGTACGCAGATGCTGAATTGATTCTAAGTACGGTCCACTTAAAAGACAATGTACCAATGCACCAATTACTGGTGAGTGCAATGTTTACGATGGATGATCAAAAGCGGCTGCAGAGAAAGATAGAGGAAATTTATCATGCAGGATGA
- a CDS encoding PTS sugar transporter subunit IIA → MQDDSFYQIYFNAALSTKNEVFAFLSNVAWLDDPLQKEAIVKQLIQREGQGSMLIAEHVVLPHIESNKVEKSQIILIRLLHSIEFWDSETKDIRLIIGVLLKENEDVQIKQKIASFMRTLADEEYVDQLLTIEKEADFYKQIKR, encoded by the coding sequence ATGCAGGATGACTCTTTCTATCAGATTTATTTTAACGCTGCGTTAAGTACCAAGAATGAGGTATTTGCCTTCCTTTCAAACGTTGCTTGGTTAGACGATCCTTTGCAAAAAGAAGCTATTGTGAAGCAATTAATACAAAGAGAAGGACAAGGGAGCATGTTGATTGCAGAACATGTTGTGCTGCCGCATATCGAGAGCAATAAGGTGGAGAAAAGCCAAATCATCCTTATCCGTTTATTACATTCAATAGAATTCTGGGATTCGGAGACAAAAGATATACGGCTAATAATTGGAGTTTTACTGAAAGAAAACGAAGATGTACAAATAAAGCAAAAAATAGCTTCATTCATGCGAACGTTAGCGGATGAAGAATATGTAGACCAGTTGCTGACGATTGAGAAAGAAGCCGACTTTTATAAACAAATCAAAAGATAA
- a CDS encoding PTS fructose transporter subunit IIB produces MKIVGVAACTVGIAHTYIAQEKLENAGKKAGYEISVETQGTIGTENELTQEQIAEADIVIIAADVKIAGRERFEGKRVIEVPTDVAVKSPNKLIAKAAEVIAQPK; encoded by the coding sequence ATGAAAATCGTTGGAGTAGCAGCATGTACAGTAGGTATTGCTCACACATATATTGCGCAGGAGAAATTAGAGAACGCAGGCAAGAAAGCAGGCTATGAGATTTCTGTGGAAACACAAGGAACAATCGGAACGGAAAATGAATTGACGCAGGAACAAATAGCGGAAGCGGACATCGTGATTATAGCTGCAGACGTAAAAATTGCAGGAAGAGAACGTTTTGAAGGAAAGCGTGTCATTGAAGTTCCAACAGACGTAGCTGTTAAATCACCAAATAAATTAATAGCTAAGGCAGCAGAAGTTATCGCACAGCCGAAATAA